The Anolis carolinensis isolate JA03-04 chromosome 2, rAnoCar3.1.pri, whole genome shotgun sequence genome has a window encoding:
- the ndufb7 gene encoding NADH dehydrogenase [ubiquinone] 1 beta subcomplex subunit 7 encodes MGAHLARRYLWDAEVEPDPLRMPTFEPTFGFPERKERVMIATQEQMNDAQLPLEQRDYCAHYLITLMKCKRDNFPNIFACAHERHDWDYCEHQDYVMRMKEFERERRLLTRKKRIEEKRRAEAAAT; translated from the exons atgGGGGCCCACTTGGCCCGGCGCTACCTGTGGGATGCGGAGGTGGAGCCCGACCCGCTCCGGATGCCCACCTTCGAGCCCACCTTCGGCTTCCCCGAGCGCAAGGAACGCG tgATGATAGCAACACAGGAGCAGATGAACGATGCTCAGCTTCCTCTGGAGCAGCGTGATTATTGTGCCCATTATCTTATTACACTGATGAAGTGCAAACGTGACAACTTCCCTAATATCTTTGCATGTGCACATGAACGTCATGATTGGGACTATTGTGAACATCAAGA CTATGTTATGCGCATGAAGGAATTTGAACGCGAGAGGCGTTTGTTAACTAGGAAGAAGCGAattgaagagaagagaagagcagAAGCGGCAGCCACCTAA